The proteins below come from a single Cannabis sativa cultivar Pink pepper isolate KNU-18-1 chromosome 3, ASM2916894v1, whole genome shotgun sequence genomic window:
- the LOC133035960 gene encoding protein FAR1-RELATED SEQUENCE 4-like, with protein sequence METEDDNSFKYLFVALDASIKGWKKCKPIIVVDGTFLKSTYGGTLLSACTQDANGHIFPLAFSVVDSENNNSWQWFFTKVRETYGIREEQCLISDRHESISKAACQVFPEITHCYCVYHLLSNLKATFKKNASKLDKPFFAAARAYTERKFEYHMSELDSLDIRVRPYLQQVGYHKWSRYHCKNNRYSTMTSNIAESLNAANLAARELPITTLMESLRALVQQWTYTNRKKAHKTTTFLTPTAEKKLVDNFVESLTENVKPINETMFEVIELTRSWVINLKEKTCSCNRFQLDELPCAHALAVIKEMNLNVYNYCSGYYTTRTWLETYIGSTYSVDL encoded by the exons ATGGAAACAGAGGATGACAACAgcttcaagtacttgtttgtcgcactggatgcatcaataaaaggatggaagaaatgcaaacctataatagttgttgacggaactttccttaaatcaacatatggaggtacactgctctctgcttgtacacaggatgcaaatgggcacatttttccactagctttttctgttgtggattcagaaaacaacaactcatggcaatggtttttcacaaaagtgagagaaacatatgggattagagaggaacagtgcttgatctcagatagacatgagagcataagtaaggcagcttgtcaagtatttccagaaatcacacattgctattgtgtataccacctgttaagcaacctaaaagcaaccttcaagaagaatgcaagcaagctggataaaccattcttcgctgcagccagagcatacacagagaggaaatttgaataccatatgagcgagttggacagcttggacatccgtgtaagaccatatttacaacaagttggataccacaaatggtcaagataccactgcaaaaacaacaggtattcaactatgacttcaaacattgctgaatctctaaatgcagcaaacttggcagctagagagctaccaatcacaacactgatggagtcattgagagcattggttcaacaatggacatacacaaacaggaaaaaagcacataaaacaacaacatttttaacacctacagcagaaaagaaattagtcgacaactttgtggaatcattgacagaaaat GTAAAACCAATAAACGAGACCATGTTCGAAGTCATTGAACTAACCAGATCATGGGTCATCAACCTGAAGGAGAAAACATGCAGTTGCAACAGATTCCAACTTGATGAGTTACCGTgtgctcatgcgcttgctgttataaaagagatgaacttgaatgtttacaactactgttcgggttattacaccacgcgaacatggcttgaaacatacaTCGGCTCAACATATTcg GTTGATCTGTGA
- the LOC133035961 gene encoding uncharacterized protein LOC133035961 encodes MDVLYFIQCFLLSNTPDKEVSRFVLDVVDSGRWDEYCWGRESFELTIDSFKGRIEHGIIMKNRKAEKVGQYDGWYRALGCPWVFTVWFYECCPAMVNSFCKRVSSSIPRILNWSNTIVTKNPTLRDLKGKIFYLPLEKLKIKNMRPTDEERQQLQLDGLFIDESIDERGVAKQSFEGGSSSKKSDSADIDWMKSKLEMLISNQSSLAEDFISLRCFVDFNFKSVMTVIKDIQEKVNAIHRRPSDEGKSSDELVTQDSDDDADDDDDDDDDDAEDDEKQLPDPENIDSDSDDGGELVKVGGDADDADKAVTAVPSADVNPSEDVGGSDKNVKDVEKPKGDESRLKGDDFFDGLSQLVIDDDQVVLAGLEAVAKINVPAPNPDVVGEKSDALHTDEETEDTVSDTPLLDKRKRAPALKSPFVDFGSADVESTPMELMSSGSQSAGDDRDFKMVTYVKGLYALNDAFADPVSTEIEAKFDSWIGEGLLKHPRHYNCYEDGAKKFTPGFRLGVDYVEDKTWFYHLATCDMFMNDSHMNTIFYYLQKKGKYSSAVTLNFATTDCLFDDSIQALYHKFNKAKSMKTKMSHIHAAHPIAHYIRGMRIPCSKPWYEADHVLFIINLRRESHWVFGRLDVNEGTLFLYNSLRTAKMNAAARNAMKAYSVLLPLFFDLLGFWKNRAQAPASVSDPTAPFRIVELSGYASQQKNDCGAYVAAFAEFFIHGKDVSADFDIEVYRTRLASLFYSYGQRKIDESIDSEDEKQTKSSKASKLKK; translated from the exons atggatgttttgtatttcattcagtgttttcttcttagcaatACTCCTGACAAAGAAGTGTCTAGGTTTGTTCTAGATGTAGTTGATAGCGGTCGGTGGGAtgagtattgttggggtagggaATCATTTGAATTGACAATTGACTCATTCAAAGGTAGGATTGAGCATGGGatcattatgaaaaatagaaaggCAGAGAAGGTAGGCCAATATGATGGCTGGTATAGGGCATTGGGATGTCCTTGGGTTTTCActgtttggttttatgaatgCTGTCCTGCAATGGTGAACTCTTTCTGTAAGAGAGTTTCATCTTCTATTCCCAGGATTCTGAACTGGAGCAACACCAtcgtcaccaaaaatccaacccTTCGAGACTTGAAGGGCAAGATTTTTTATTTACCTTTGGAGAAG TTGAAGATAAAAAACATGCGTCCTACTGATGAAGAGAGGCAGCAGCTTCAACTTGACGGTCTATTTATCGatgaatctattgatgaacGTGGTGTAGCGAAGCAATCCTTCGAGGGTGGGTCATCTTCAAAAAAGTCTGATTCAGCAGATATTGATTGGATGAAATCTAAGCTGGAGATGCTCATTTCGAATCAATCATCATTGGCCGAGGACTTCATTTCAttgaggtgttttgttgattttaatttcaaatccgtaatgactgtaattaaggatatCCAAGAGAAAGTTAATGCCATTCATCGTCGTCCTTCTGACGag ggaaagtcatcggatgaattagtaactcaagattctgatgatgatgctgatgatgatgatgatgatgatgatgatgatgccgaggatgatgagaagcaattgcctgatccagaaaatattgattccgactccgacgatggtggtgagttggttaaagttggTGGGGATGCTGATGATGCTGACAAGGCTGTTACTGCTGTTCCTTCTGCTGATGTGAATCCTTCTGAGGATGTTGGAGGGAGTGATAAAAATGTTAAGGATGTTGAGAAGCCGAAGGGCGATGAGTCTCGATTGAAGGGGGACGATTTCTTTGATGGGTTGAGCCAGCTTGTAATAGATGATGATCAAGTTGTGTTGGCTGGCTTGGAGGCTGTTGCTAAAATCAAT gtCCCCGCACCCAATCCAGATGTTGTTGGTGAAAAGTCAGATGCCCTTCATACTGATGAAGAAACTGAGGATACTGTCTCTGATACACCTCTGTTGGATAAGAGGAAGCGTGCTCCGGCCTTGAAATCTCCATTTGTTGATTTCGGGTCTGCTGATGTCGAGAGCACTCCAATGGAGCTTATGTCCTCAGGTTCTCAATCAGCTGGGGATGATAGGGATTTCAAAATGGTGACTTATGTGAAGGGCCTTTATGCTCTTAATGATGCTTTTGCTGATCCCGTATCTACCGAGATTGAGGCAAAATTTGACTCTTGGATTGGTGAAGGATTGCTTAAACATCCTAG gcattataattgttatgaagacggcgcaaagaaatttaccccgggttttaggctaggtgttgattatgttgaGGATAAAACTTGGTTTTACCATTTGGCCACATGCGACATGTTTATGAACGACTCG catatgaacaccatattctattaccttcAGAAAAAAGGTAAGTATTCTTCCGCTGTGACGTTGAATTTCGCAACTACTGATTGTCTTTTTGATGATTCCATCCAAGCATTGTACCACAAATTTAACAAGGCCAAGTCAATGAAGACTAAGATGTCACACATTCACGCTGCCCACCCAATTGCGCATTACATCCGAGGTATGCGCATTCCCTGTTCCAAGCCTTGGTATGAAGCCGATCACGTGCTTTTCATCATCAATTTAAGAAGGGAAAGTCATTGGGTTTTTGGGCGTCTTGACGTGAACGAAGGGACGTTGTTTCTGTACAATTCTTTGAGAACCGCGAAGATGAATGCCGCAGCTAGGAATGCGATGAAGGCTTATTCTGTGTTGCTGCCTTTATTTTTCGATTTACTTGGGTTCTGGAAGAATAGAGCACAAGCTCCTGCCTCAGTTTCTGACCCTACAGCTCCATTCAGAATCGTGGAGCTTAGTGGTTATGCGTCTCAGCAGAAGAA TGATTGTGGAGCATATGTTGCTGCCTTTGCTGAATTCTTTATACACGGAAAGGATGTCTCTGCAGACTTTGACATCGAAGTTTATCGAACCCGACTTGCTTCACTTTTCTACTCGTACGGACAAAGGAAAATTGACGAAAGTATTGACAGCGAGGATGAGAAGCAAACCAAGTCTTCTAAGGCATCTAAATTGAAGAAATAG